A genomic segment from Gilvibacter sp. SZ-19 encodes:
- a CDS encoding aminotransferase class I/II-fold pyridoxal phosphate-dependent enzyme codes for MAKDLFEKIYRDKGPLGKWAEAAEGYFVFPKLEGPIGNRMMFNGKEVITWSVNDYLGLANHPEVRKVDAEAAAQYGSAYPMGARMMSGHTNLHEQLQNELAAFVNKEAAYLLNFGYQGMVSTIDALVSKDDVIVYDVDAHACIIDGVRLHLGQRFTYKHNDMESIEKNLKRAEKVAEKTGGGILLISEGVFGMRGEQGKLKEIVALKEKYNFRLFVDDAHGFGTLGKTGAGAGEEQGVQDDIDVYFATFAKSMASTGAFIAGDEEIINYLKYNLRSQMFAKSLQMQLVVGALKRLDMMRSSTEYKDKLWANVNALQGGLRERGFDLGTTQSCVTPVYLKGSIPEAMALVKDLRENHGVFCSIVVYPVIPKGLILLRMIPTASHTMEDIDQTLDAFSAIRERLENGTYKRLSAALAASMGE; via the coding sequence TTGGCAAAGGATTTATTCGAAAAGATTTACAGAGATAAAGGACCTCTAGGGAAATGGGCGGAAGCTGCAGAAGGATATTTTGTATTCCCAAAATTAGAAGGGCCTATCGGTAATCGAATGATGTTCAACGGCAAGGAAGTCATCACCTGGAGTGTGAACGACTACTTGGGATTGGCGAATCACCCAGAAGTTCGTAAGGTTGATGCAGAAGCTGCTGCACAATACGGTTCGGCTTATCCAATGGGTGCTAGAATGATGAGTGGTCATACCAACCTCCACGAACAACTTCAGAATGAGCTTGCGGCATTTGTAAACAAGGAAGCTGCTTATTTGTTGAACTTTGGTTACCAAGGAATGGTTTCTACCATCGACGCCTTGGTTTCTAAAGACGACGTTATCGTTTATGATGTAGACGCTCACGCCTGTATCATTGACGGGGTGCGTTTACACCTTGGTCAGCGTTTTACTTACAAGCATAACGATATGGAAAGTATCGAAAAGAACTTGAAGCGTGCTGAGAAAGTAGCAGAGAAGACCGGCGGTGGGATCCTTTTGATCTCCGAAGGTGTTTTTGGAATGCGCGGTGAACAAGGAAAGCTAAAAGAGATCGTAGCCCTAAAGGAAAAATACAACTTCCGTTTGTTCGTTGACGATGCTCACGGTTTTGGGACACTTGGAAAAACTGGTGCTGGAGCAGGTGAGGAGCAAGGCGTACAAGACGATATCGACGTGTACTTCGCTACTTTCGCTAAGTCTATGGCATCTACTGGAGCTTTTATCGCAGGAGATGAAGAGATCATCAATTATTTGAAATACAACCTGCGTTCGCAAATGTTCGCCAAGTCGTTACAAATGCAGTTGGTTGTAGGTGCTTTGAAGCGTTTGGATATGATGCGTTCAAGCACAGAATACAAAGACAAGCTTTGGGCCAATGTAAACGCCTTACAAGGTGGTTTACGGGAGCGTGGTTTCGACTTAGGAACTACCCAGAGTTGTGTGACTCCGGTATATCTTAAAGGAAGTATTCCAGAAGCTATGGCTTTGGTTAAGGACCTACGTGAAAATCACGGAGTATTCTGTTCTATAGTGGTTTACCCAGTGATACCTAAAGGATTGATTCTACTTAGAATGATCCCTACGGCATCGCACACCATGGAAGATATTGACCAGACTTTAGATGCATTCTCTGCCATTAGAGAGCGATTGGAGAACGGTACTTACAAAAGACTATCTGCTGCATTAGCAGCCTCTATGGGCGAGTAA
- a CDS encoding S9 family peptidase has translation MIKQILILAVCTIFAASCKQDQKPKAAMNITPPTADKKPKNLEIHGDVRVDDYYWLNDREDEEVIDYLERENDYFEKMTAHTKTFQEDLFQEMKGRIKEDDASVPYFYNGYYYITRYETGKDYPIYTRKKGSMDAEEEILFNVNEMAEGYPYYNLRGINVSPNNKLVAFGVDTVSRRNYTIYVKNLETGEIYDEAIPMTTAGSEWANDNETLFFTGKDPVTLRSDKIYRHKLGDDPKNPTLVFTEEDDTFYTYVYKTKSDDYLMIGSTSTLTSEFQYLDANDPEGEFKAIQPRERGLEYYVSHFGDNFYILTNKDGAKNYKLMKTSVNNTTKENWEEVIAHDPKVLLEDIDIFKDYLVVSERSDGLNKLKIIPWANPEGAYYLPFDSETYTAYTTQNVDFNTDVLRYGYNSLTTPSSVIDFNMTTKESKVMKETEVLGGKFDKDNYASERVWATAEDGTKIPISLVYRKGMEKNGKNPVLQYAYGSYGSTTNPRFSTTRLSLLDRGFIYAIAHIRGGQYMGRQWYEDGKMFKKKNTFTDFIDCSKFLIAEGYTSSDHLYAYGGSAGGLLMGAVVNMAPELYNGVIAAVPFVDVVTTMLDDSIPLTTGEYDEWGNPNNKDSYDYMLSYSPYDQVSAQDYPNLLVTTGLHDSQVQYWEPAKWVAKLRDMKTDDNLLLLYTDMEAGHGGASGRFEALKEVARNWAFLLDLEGITE, from the coding sequence ATGATCAAGCAGATCCTCATCTTAGCAGTTTGCACTATTTTTGCAGCTTCCTGTAAACAAGATCAAAAACCAAAAGCGGCCATGAATATTACGCCACCCACGGCAGATAAAAAGCCCAAGAACCTAGAAATTCACGGAGACGTCCGCGTTGATGATTATTATTGGCTCAACGACAGAGAAGACGAAGAAGTGATCGACTACTTGGAGCGAGAGAACGACTACTTTGAAAAAATGACCGCGCATACCAAGACCTTCCAGGAGGACTTGTTCCAAGAAATGAAGGGCCGTATTAAAGAAGACGATGCTTCTGTGCCTTATTTCTATAACGGTTACTACTACATTACCCGTTATGAGACCGGGAAGGATTATCCTATTTACACACGCAAGAAAGGATCTATGGACGCGGAAGAAGAGATCCTCTTTAATGTGAACGAAATGGCAGAAGGATACCCGTACTACAATTTACGTGGTATCAACGTTAGTCCTAACAACAAGCTTGTGGCCTTTGGTGTAGATACGGTGAGTCGTAGAAATTACACCATCTATGTTAAGAATCTAGAAACTGGCGAGATCTACGACGAGGCCATTCCTATGACCACTGCAGGATCCGAATGGGCTAACGATAACGAGACCTTATTTTTTACAGGAAAAGATCCGGTTACTCTCCGCAGCGATAAGATCTATCGCCACAAGCTGGGAGATGATCCTAAAAATCCAACTTTGGTTTTTACCGAGGAGGACGACACTTTTTACACCTATGTATATAAAACCAAGTCCGACGATTATTTGATGATCGGTAGCACCAGTACCTTAACTTCGGAGTTTCAGTATCTGGATGCCAATGACCCAGAAGGGGAATTCAAAGCCATTCAGCCAAGAGAGCGCGGTCTGGAGTATTATGTTTCTCATTTTGGAGATAACTTCTACATTTTGACCAATAAGGACGGAGCTAAGAACTACAAGCTCATGAAGACCTCCGTTAACAATACCACGAAGGAAAACTGGGAAGAGGTCATTGCGCACGACCCAAAAGTGCTCTTAGAGGATATAGACATATTTAAGGATTATTTGGTGGTAAGTGAGCGTTCTGACGGACTTAATAAACTCAAGATCATTCCTTGGGCAAACCCGGAGGGAGCGTATTACCTGCCCTTTGACAGTGAGACCTATACGGCCTACACCACGCAAAACGTGGACTTTAACACAGACGTTTTACGCTACGGTTACAATTCTTTGACCACTCCGTCTTCGGTGATCGATTTCAATATGACCACCAAAGAGTCTAAGGTGATGAAAGAGACCGAGGTCTTGGGCGGTAAGTTCGACAAAGACAATTACGCTTCAGAGCGCGTATGGGCCACAGCAGAAGATGGAACCAAAATTCCGATCTCTTTGGTTTACCGTAAAGGAATGGAAAAGAATGGTAAGAATCCAGTATTGCAGTATGCTTACGGTTCTTATGGTTCTACGACCAATCCGCGTTTTTCAACCACACGCCTTAGCTTGCTGGATCGCGGTTTTATCTACGCTATTGCGCACATTCGTGGCGGACAGTATATGGGGCGCCAGTGGTATGAAGACGGAAAGATGTTTAAAAAGAAGAACACCTTTACCGATTTTATCGACTGCTCTAAGTTCTTGATAGCAGAGGGTTACACCTCGAGTGATCATTTATATGCCTACGGCGGATCTGCGGGAGGCTTACTTATGGGAGCTGTTGTAAATATGGCTCCGGAGCTGTACAATGGTGTAATCGCCGCTGTACCTTTTGTGGATGTGGTTACCACCATGCTAGACGATTCTATTCCACTTACAACTGGAGAATACGACGAGTGGGGGAACCCGAACAACAAAGATTCCTACGACTATATGTTATCTTATTCACCCTATGATCAGGTGAGTGCTCAGGACTATCCGAACCTATTGGTCACCACAGGATTGCATGATTCTCAAGTACAATATTGGGAGCCGGCAAAATGGGTTGCCAAACTCAGAGATATGAAGACAGACGACAATCTATTGTTGTTGTACACAGACATGGAAGCTGGCCACGGCGGAGCTTCCGGACGCTTTGAGGCTTTGAAAGAAGTGGCGAGAAATTGGGCCTTCTTACTTGATTTGGAAGGGATAACCGAGTAG
- a CDS encoding PLP-dependent cysteine synthase family protein, with protein sequence MKDKIQAHDNVLSLIGNTPLVKLSNITADIPGNFYGKVEAFNPGHSSKDRIALHIIEEAERQGILNPGDTIIETTSGNTGFSIAMVSIIKGYECILAVSSKSSGDKIDMLRAMGAQVYVCPAHVAADDPRSYYEVAKRLHNEIKGSVYINQYFNKLNTAAHYKTTGPEIWEQTGGQITHLVACSGTGGTISGTAQYLKEQNPNIQIVGIDAYGSVLKKYHETREFDKNEIYPYRIEGLGKNLIPTATDFDSIDQFVKVTDEESAHKARELATKEGLFAGYTSGAALQGVQQLAEEGYFKKDDVVVVILPDHGSRYMSKVYSDKWMKEQGFFDAQHEEVVGNIQYVK encoded by the coding sequence ATGAAGGACAAAATCCAAGCACATGACAACGTGCTTTCTCTTATTGGGAACACACCGCTTGTCAAATTGAGCAATATTACTGCCGATATTCCCGGTAATTTCTACGGAAAAGTTGAAGCTTTCAACCCCGGACACTCTTCTAAAGACCGCATCGCCTTACACATCATTGAGGAAGCAGAGCGCCAAGGTATTTTAAATCCTGGTGACACCATTATTGAGACTACCTCTGGTAACACTGGTTTTAGTATTGCTATGGTGAGTATCATTAAAGGGTATGAATGTATCCTAGCGGTGAGTTCAAAGTCGAGTGGTGACAAGATCGACATGTTGCGCGCCATGGGTGCACAAGTTTATGTTTGCCCCGCTCACGTAGCTGCAGACGATCCGCGTTCGTACTACGAAGTGGCCAAGCGTTTGCACAATGAGATCAAAGGATCGGTTTATATCAATCAGTATTTCAACAAACTAAATACTGCCGCTCACTACAAGACCACAGGCCCAGAGATCTGGGAACAAACCGGTGGACAGATCACGCATTTGGTTGCTTGTAGCGGTACCGGCGGAACTATTTCTGGTACGGCTCAATATTTGAAGGAGCAAAATCCAAATATTCAGATCGTGGGTATTGATGCTTACGGATCTGTCTTAAAGAAATACCATGAGACCCGCGAGTTCGACAAGAACGAGATCTATCCGTATCGCATAGAAGGTCTTGGTAAGAATTTGATTCCTACGGCTACAGATTTTGACAGCATTGACCAGTTTGTAAAGGTAACAGACGAAGAAAGTGCGCATAAAGCTCGTGAGTTGGCCACTAAAGAAGGTTTGTTTGCCGGATATACCTCCGGAGCGGCTCTTCAAGGTGTTCAACAATTAGCAGAAGAAGGATACTTCAAAAAAGACGATGTAGTGGTCGTGATTTTACCAGACCACGGTTCTCGATATATGAGCAAAGTCTACTCAGACAAGTGGATGAAAGAGCAGGGCTTCTTTGACGCTCAGCACGAAGAGGTGGTTGGGAACATACAATACGTCAAATAA
- a CDS encoding transporter, translating to MNTRFWLIACLFIASTQAVLSQYTETINSNRPGNSQGAFAVGRNVLQLELGLGLGQENHDLLNTEASAFSLDYAVRYGLFMERLEINAIGAYQRNEVTFDDGFVTGEFTQANFRLNSLGAKYLLYDPYRKRELEGPNLYSWKANNTFQWRDLIPAISVYAGANFDFEDNPFTPEDELTISPRIAIITQNNFLGGWVFVTNIIVDRVTTEFPSYSYLLTLTHAFSEKFSAFVENEGIKSDFYADQLFRGGAAYLFNNDFQLDASVLLNWKDTPTRTFFKIGASYRFDMHGQDEYLEEKGPDGEAINKKDNKKKRRKRRDDVEIEDDGGSILRNRP from the coding sequence ATGAACACCCGCTTTTGGCTTATTGCCTGCCTATTTATAGCAAGTACTCAGGCTGTTCTGAGCCAATACACTGAAACCATAAATTCAAACAGACCTGGAAATTCTCAAGGGGCTTTTGCCGTGGGCCGCAATGTCCTGCAACTAGAGCTCGGATTGGGTCTTGGACAAGAGAATCACGATTTGCTCAATACAGAAGCAAGCGCTTTTAGCTTGGACTATGCCGTGAGATACGGCTTGTTTATGGAGCGACTTGAGATCAATGCAATTGGCGCCTATCAGCGCAATGAGGTTACCTTTGACGATGGTTTTGTAACCGGTGAGTTCACCCAAGCAAACTTTAGACTCAACAGCCTCGGGGCAAAGTATTTGTTATACGACCCTTACAGAAAACGAGAGTTGGAGGGCCCGAATCTTTACAGTTGGAAGGCTAATAATACTTTTCAGTGGAGAGATCTTATTCCGGCTATCTCTGTTTATGCTGGGGCCAATTTCGACTTTGAGGATAACCCTTTCACTCCAGAGGATGAATTGACCATAAGTCCGAGAATCGCCATTATTACGCAGAATAACTTTTTAGGCGGATGGGTATTTGTTACCAATATCATTGTAGATCGTGTAACCACCGAGTTTCCATCGTACAGCTATCTACTTACACTTACACATGCCTTTAGTGAGAAGTTTTCGGCTTTTGTTGAAAATGAAGGAATTAAGAGTGATTTCTATGCAGATCAACTCTTTAGAGGTGGCGCCGCCTATCTCTTTAACAATGATTTTCAATTAGATGCTTCAGTGCTCCTGAATTGGAAAGACACTCCTACCAGAACCTTTTTCAAGATCGGAGCTAGCTATCGCTTTGACATGCATGGCCAAGATGAGTACTTGGAAGAAAAAGGTCCGGATGGAGAAGCCATTAACAAAAAGGACAACAAAAAGAAGCGACGCAAACGCCGTGACGATGTCGAGATAGAAGATGATGGCGGCAGTATTTTAAGAAATCGCCCATGA
- a CDS encoding low specificity L-threonine aldolase, whose protein sequence is MIDLRSDTVTKPTPGMLQAMLQAEVGDDVYKEDPSANALEARMAEMFGKPAALFFPTGSMANQAAIKLHTQSGEQLICDKYAHVYNYEGGGVSFNSGVSCKLLDGTQGKITAAQVEAAINPPDFYHSPLTSLVCLENTTNKGGGACYDLETIDEIRAVCDKHGLGLHLDGARLMNAIVAKGQDPKEFGKRFDTLTVCFSKGLGTPIGTVLIGDQELMDNAIRVRKVLGGGMRQIGYMAAACLYALDHHVERLAADHQKAKEIGDLLESLPQVTKVSPVETNIVIFHVKDEAGFSKAMAARNIIISNMGQGALRVVTHLDYTDTMHADFLQVLRETLS, encoded by the coding sequence ATGATCGACCTAAGAAGCGATACAGTTACCAAGCCAACGCCTGGCATGCTACAGGCTATGCTACAAGCAGAGGTTGGCGACGATGTATATAAAGAAGACCCCTCGGCTAATGCTTTAGAAGCCCGTATGGCCGAAATGTTTGGAAAGCCTGCAGCACTTTTCTTTCCCACAGGAAGCATGGCCAATCAGGCAGCCATTAAATTACACACCCAATCTGGAGAGCAGCTGATTTGCGATAAATACGCACACGTATATAATTATGAGGGAGGCGGAGTGTCTTTTAATAGTGGAGTCTCCTGTAAATTATTAGACGGAACACAGGGCAAAATTACTGCTGCCCAGGTTGAAGCAGCGATCAATCCGCCAGACTTTTACCACAGCCCGCTTACTAGTCTCGTGTGTTTGGAAAATACAACTAATAAAGGTGGAGGAGCCTGTTATGATCTGGAAACTATAGATGAGATCCGAGCAGTTTGTGATAAACACGGCCTCGGATTGCATTTGGATGGAGCCAGACTCATGAACGCCATAGTGGCCAAAGGACAAGATCCGAAGGAATTCGGGAAGCGTTTCGATACCTTGACCGTTTGCTTTAGTAAAGGCCTTGGCACTCCTATAGGAACTGTTTTGATCGGAGACCAAGAACTCATGGACAATGCCATACGCGTGCGCAAGGTCTTAGGAGGTGGTATGCGGCAAATAGGCTATATGGCTGCAGCTTGCCTTTACGCGCTCGATCATCATGTGGAACGTTTGGCAGCAGACCATCAGAAGGCAAAAGAAATAGGGGACTTACTAGAAAGCCTCCCGCAAGTGACCAAAGTATCTCCGGTAGAAACCAATATTGTGATCTTTCACGTTAAAGACGAAGCTGGGTTTTCTAAAGCCATGGCAGCTCGCAATATCATTATTAGTAATATGGGGCAAGGCGCTTTGCGCGTGGTAACTCATTTAGATTATACCGATACTATGCACGCAGACTTTTTGCAGGTACTGCGCGAAACCTTATCATAA
- a CDS encoding thioredoxin family protein, which yields MRILLLVMTVLFSQLTLAQTEEQLPWMTNLEAAQKQARKEKKPVLLYFTGSDWCAPCIQLKEDFFSTDEFKAMTKDYLLVMIDIPRRIDIVSPEQLTYNKDILKRYNPERSFPLLIAYNHKGRKIGEVSGYSSLRDTSYHFELLEKIAENY from the coding sequence ATGAGAATCCTTTTATTGGTAATGACGGTCTTATTTAGCCAACTGACATTGGCGCAGACCGAGGAGCAACTTCCTTGGATGACTAATCTGGAGGCAGCTCAAAAACAAGCTCGTAAAGAAAAGAAGCCCGTATTGCTTTATTTTACGGGTAGTGATTGGTGTGCTCCCTGCATTCAATTAAAGGAAGATTTTTTCTCAACCGACGAGTTTAAAGCAATGACCAAAGATTATTTATTGGTCATGATAGACATCCCGCGTCGTATCGATATAGTAAGTCCGGAGCAGCTAACTTATAATAAAGACATCCTTAAGAGATACAATCCCGAGCGTTCGTTTCCCTTGTTAATTGCATACAATCACAAAGGAAGAAAAATAGGAGAGGTATCTGGTTACAGCAGTCTGCGCGACACGTCCTACCACTTTGAGCTATTGGAAAAGATAGCGGAGAATTATTAG
- a CDS encoding YbaB/EbfC family nucleoid-associated protein, whose product MFGDIMGMMGKLKETQEKVAQTKERLNTVLIDEQNSEGTIKVTLTANREIKNISIAEELLSDKEQLEDYLVITLNKAIARATTVNETELAAVAKEGMPNIPGLDNMFG is encoded by the coding sequence ATGTTTGGAGATATCATGGGAATGATGGGTAAACTCAAAGAAACCCAAGAGAAGGTCGCTCAGACCAAAGAACGACTCAATACTGTTTTAATTGACGAGCAAAACTCAGAAGGAACTATAAAAGTAACCCTTACGGCCAATCGTGAGATAAAAAATATCAGCATCGCCGAAGAACTTTTGAGCGACAAAGAGCAATTAGAAGATTATTTGGTGATCACCTTAAACAAAGCGATCGCTCGAGCCACTACTGTAAATGAAACAGAATTAGCTGCAGTAGCTAAAGAGGGAATGCCCAATATTCCTGGGCTAGACAATATGTTTGGCTAA
- a CDS encoding GNAT family N-acetyltransferase gives MIEVKKITNQKDLKTFVKFPFTLYKDCKYWVPPLINDELETLSQEKNPVFKNAEAHYFLAYKNNKVVGRIAAIVNHLEINEQGKKKMRFGWLDMIDDLEVTKALLEEVNKIGRSHNLEYVEGPVGFSNMEKAGILTMGYEELNTMITWYHYPYYAEHFQKLGFEKQATWVEYRMQIPAEMKEKVKKFSAIIKKRYELEVIRFKSKKEIIPYVDDMFGLLNNTYNSLQTFVPIQQYQIDYYKEKYFNFIHPDYITCIKDSDGKLIAFSVVMPSFSKALKKANGKLFPFGWYHLLQAQKKNDTAAFYLIGIDPEYQGKGVTAIIFAEMQQLFNNKGIKEVETNPELAENTAVQLLWKDYGPQQHKERSTFRKDL, from the coding sequence ATGATCGAAGTCAAGAAAATAACCAACCAAAAAGACCTTAAAACCTTCGTCAAGTTTCCGTTTACACTCTACAAGGACTGTAAATATTGGGTTCCGCCATTGATCAATGACGAACTAGAAACCCTGAGTCAAGAAAAGAACCCTGTTTTTAAAAATGCAGAGGCACATTATTTCTTGGCCTATAAGAACAACAAGGTAGTTGGACGCATAGCTGCTATTGTAAATCATTTGGAGATCAATGAGCAGGGTAAGAAAAAGATGCGCTTCGGCTGGCTAGATATGATCGATGATCTGGAGGTTACCAAGGCTTTATTAGAAGAAGTAAACAAGATCGGGCGAAGCCACAACTTAGAATATGTGGAAGGTCCTGTAGGATTCTCTAATATGGAAAAGGCCGGTATACTTACCATGGGATATGAGGAACTCAATACCATGATCACTTGGTACCACTACCCTTACTATGCCGAACATTTCCAAAAGCTAGGCTTTGAAAAACAGGCTACTTGGGTCGAGTATCGCATGCAGATCCCGGCAGAGATGAAGGAAAAGGTTAAAAAGTTCTCAGCGATCATTAAAAAACGGTACGAATTGGAAGTGATCCGTTTTAAGTCCAAAAAGGAGATCATCCCTTATGTGGATGATATGTTCGGGTTACTGAACAATACCTATAACAGTTTACAGACCTTTGTGCCGATACAACAGTATCAGATAGACTATTACAAGGAGAAGTATTTCAACTTTATCCACCCAGACTATATTACATGCATTAAGGATTCCGACGGAAAACTGATCGCCTTTTCTGTGGTAATGCCTAGCTTTTCTAAGGCCTTAAAGAAGGCCAACGGCAAACTATTCCCTTTTGGATGGTATCATTTATTGCAAGCGCAAAAGAAGAACGACACCGCCGCCTTCTATTTAATTGGTATAGACCCTGAATATCAAGGTAAGGGAGTTACGGCTATCATATTTGCAGAAATGCAGCAGCTCTTTAACAATAAAGGGATTAAAGAAGTGGAGACCAACCCGGAACTCGCTGAGAATACAGCTGTTCAGTTGCTTTGGAAGGATTACGGTCCGCAGCAACACAAAGAACGCAGCACTTTTAGAAAAGACCTATAA
- a CDS encoding YegP family protein, producing the protein MFELKQKEGSDQYHFVLKAKNGQVILSSQVYASKSGAMNGIESVRKNASDDAKFERNTAKNGKFYFNLKAANSQIIGTSQMYAAEAGMENGIQSIKNNAPDADVKEV; encoded by the coding sequence ATGTTTGAATTGAAGCAAAAAGAAGGATCCGATCAGTATCACTTTGTACTGAAGGCCAAAAACGGGCAGGTAATCCTTTCTAGCCAAGTTTACGCGAGCAAGAGCGGAGCAATGAACGGTATCGAGTCTGTTCGTAAGAACGCTAGCGATGACGCTAAGTTTGAGCGTAACACAGCTAAGAACGGCAAATTCTACTTTAACCTAAAAGCTGCAAACAGCCAGATCATCGGTACTAGCCAGATGTATGCTGCAGAAGCTGGAATGGAAAATGGAATTCAGTCTATCAAAAACAACGCTCCGGACGCGGACGTTAAAGAAGTATAG